From a region of the Bacillus alveayuensis genome:
- a CDS encoding transposase (product_source=KO:K07483; cath_funfam=1.10.10.60; cog=COG2963; ko=KO:K07483; pfam=PF01527; superfamily=46689), whose translation MSQKRYNQEFKQTVVELYRSGTPVSQLSSEYGVSEVTIYKWIKQFSPIEGEQELTLADVEAIQKENLRLKQEIEILKKAMTIFARK comes from the coding sequence ATGAGTCAAAAACGCTATAACCAAGAATTTAAACAAACAGTGGTTGAGCTTTATCGCTCAGGCACTCCGGTCAGTCAACTCTCTAGCGAATATGGTGTTTCTGAAGTAACGATTTATAAATGGATTAAGCAATTCTCTCCAATAGAAGGCGAACAAGAGTTAACTTTGGCTGATGTAGAAGCCATTCAAAAGGAAAATCTGCGACTAAAACAGGAGATCGAAATTCTAAAAAAGGCTATGACCATATTCGCGAGAAAATAG